In the genome of Granulibacter bethesdensis CGDNIH1, one region contains:
- a CDS encoding alpha/beta fold hydrolase produces the protein MAYVETRDGTRLFYNDWGQGRPVILIHGWPLNADMWEYQQVFLAEHGFRTIAYDRRGFGRSDKPWTGYDYNTLADDLADMINALDLHDAALVGFSMGGGEVARYLSRHGAARIGKAALIAAVTPFLLRTEDHPEGVDGAAFDHMINSIRSDRASFMAGFGRIFFGAGLLNFQVTSDILQWSWGLAMQASPKATLDCVRAFSATDFRADMSHFTMPTLIVHGDADATVPPDITAHEAARLIPHATLKEYEGEPHGLYFTARDRLNRDLLAFLSA, from the coding sequence ATGGCCTATGTCGAGACGCGCGATGGAACACGGCTTTTCTATAACGACTGGGGGCAGGGGCGTCCGGTCATCCTGATCCATGGTTGGCCCCTGAATGCCGATATGTGGGAATATCAGCAGGTGTTTCTTGCAGAGCATGGGTTCCGGACCATTGCCTATGACCGGCGTGGCTTTGGACGATCGGATAAACCCTGGACTGGCTATGATTACAACACATTGGCCGATGACCTTGCTGATATGATCAATGCGCTGGATCTGCACGATGCGGCTCTGGTCGGATTTTCAATGGGCGGTGGAGAGGTAGCGCGTTACCTATCAAGGCACGGTGCTGCTCGTATCGGCAAGGCTGCGTTGATTGCTGCAGTAACGCCATTTCTGTTGCGGACGGAGGATCATCCGGAAGGGGTTGATGGGGCGGCCTTCGATCACATGATCAATTCAATTCGATCAGACCGGGCCAGTTTCATGGCTGGCTTCGGGCGGATTTTCTTCGGGGCAGGCTTGCTGAATTTCCAGGTGACATCAGACATACTGCAATGGAGCTGGGGTCTGGCAATGCAGGCCTCTCCCAAAGCAACGCTCGACTGTGTAAGGGCCTTCAGTGCCACCGATTTTCGGGCAGATATGAGCCATTTTACCATGCCGACGCTGATCGTTCACGGTGATGCTGATGCGACAGTTCCCCCCGACATCACGGCCCATGAAGCTGCAAGGCTGATCCCTCATGCCACGTTGAAAGAATATGAAGGGGAGCCTCATGGACTCTATTTTACCGCTAGAGACAGATTAAACCGTGATCTGTTGGCATTTTTATCGGCCTAG
- the ilvC gene encoding ketol-acid reductoisomerase, with protein MRVYYDRDADLNLIKGKKVAVIGYGSQGHAHVLNMRDSGVKDLVVGLRKGSSAVAKAEGEGLKVMEPAEAAAWADVVMILTPDESQADLYREHLHANLRPGAALAFAHGLNIHFNLIEPRSDIDVFMIAPKGPGHTVRGEYQKGGGVPCLVAVAQNASGNALEIALSYASAVGGGRAGIIETTFKEECETDLFGEQAVLCGGLVELIRAGFETLVEAGYAPEMAYFECLHEVKLIVDLIYEGGIANMNYSISNTAEYGEYVTGPRIVTPETKAEMKRVLEDIQSGRFVRDFMLEMKVNGASFKSIRRRNNEHQIEQVGERLRAMMPWIAKGKLVDKARN; from the coding sequence ATGCGCGTCTATTACGATCGTGACGCCGATCTGAACCTGATCAAGGGCAAGAAGGTTGCGGTCATTGGCTATGGCAGCCAGGGCCATGCCCATGTTCTGAACATGCGCGACAGCGGCGTAAAGGATTTGGTGGTCGGCCTGCGCAAGGGCTCTTCCGCTGTTGCCAAGGCCGAGGGCGAGGGCTTGAAGGTCATGGAACCCGCCGAAGCTGCCGCCTGGGCCGATGTGGTGATGATCCTGACCCCGGATGAGAGCCAGGCCGATCTGTATCGCGAGCATCTGCACGCCAATCTGCGCCCGGGCGCAGCGCTGGCTTTCGCACATGGCCTGAACATCCATTTCAACCTGATCGAGCCGCGCTCCGACATCGACGTGTTCATGATCGCGCCGAAAGGCCCTGGGCATACCGTGCGCGGCGAGTACCAGAAGGGTGGCGGCGTGCCGTGTCTGGTCGCGGTGGCGCAGAATGCATCCGGCAATGCGCTGGAAATCGCGCTGTCCTACGCCTCTGCCGTTGGTGGTGGCCGTGCTGGTATCATCGAGACCACCTTCAAGGAAGAATGCGAAACAGACCTGTTCGGTGAGCAGGCCGTGCTGTGCGGCGGTCTGGTCGAGCTGATCCGCGCCGGCTTCGAAACGCTGGTCGAGGCTGGCTATGCTCCGGAAATGGCTTATTTCGAGTGCTTGCATGAAGTGAAACTGATCGTTGATCTGATCTATGAAGGCGGTATCGCCAACATGAATTACTCGATCAGCAACACGGCGGAATATGGCGAATACGTGACCGGCCCGCGCATCGTGACGCCGGAAACCAAGGCCGAGATGAAGCGCGTGCTGGAAGACATCCAGAGCGGCCGTTTCGTGCGTGACTTCATGCTGGAAATGAAGGTCAACGGCGCCAGCTTCAAATCCATCCGTCGTCGCAATAACGAGCATCAGATTGAGCAGGTCGGTGAGCGTCTGCGCGCCATGATGCCGTGGATTGCAAAGGGCAAGCTGGTCGACAAGGCCCGTAACTGA
- the ilvN gene encoding acetolactate synthase small subunit, with translation MKDLLRNQSQEGSAAQKQHDAGAYRTALISVLVDNESGVLARVIGLFSGRGYNIDSLTVASVESDDGVYAGRSRINILTSGTEMVIEQIKAQLDRLVPVHRVMDLTMQGPYLARELALIKVVAHGENRVEALRLADAFRAKVIDATLESFVFEMTGDPDKLDAFLELMRPLGLAEVSRTGVAAILRGAGTI, from the coding sequence ATGAAGGATCTGCTGCGCAACCAGTCTCAGGAAGGTAGCGCAGCGCAGAAGCAGCACGATGCCGGTGCCTATCGCACCGCACTGATCTCCGTGCTCGTTGACAATGAAAGCGGCGTGCTGGCACGGGTGATCGGCCTGTTCTCCGGCCGTGGTTACAACATTGACAGCCTGACTGTGGCCTCGGTCGAGAGCGATGATGGTGTTTATGCAGGCCGTAGCCGTATTAACATCCTGACCTCCGGCACCGAAATGGTGATTGAGCAGATCAAGGCGCAGCTCGACCGTCTGGTTCCGGTCCATCGTGTGATGGATCTGACCATGCAGGGGCCATATCTGGCCCGCGAACTGGCGCTGATCAAGGTCGTGGCGCATGGGGAAAATCGGGTGGAGGCGCTGCGTCTGGCCGATGCCTTCCGCGCCAAGGTCATCGACGCCACACTGGAAAGCTTTGTGTTCGAGATGACTGGCGATCCGGACAAGCTGGATGCGTTCCTGGAACTGATGCGCCCGCTTGGTCTGGCAGAAGTATCACGTACCGGCGTTGCGGCTATTCTCCGCGGCGCGGGAACGATCTAG
- a CDS encoding acetolactate synthase 3 large subunit has protein sequence MSESIPAATPSDPSQTEALPGAELLLRALKDQGVEVIFGYPGGAVLPIYDALFKQNDIRHILVRHEQAAVHAAEGYARSTGKVGVVLVTSGPGATNAVTGLVDALMDSIPLVCLTGQVPTHLIGNDAFQEADTTGITRPATKHNYLVRSSADLPRIVHEAFYVARSGRPGPVVIDLPKDIVIGKATYTEKSEKPHRSYRPVTQPDPARIAEAVAMMKRARRPVFYVGGGVINAGPQASQTLGDLVRRTGFPCTTTLMGLGAFPANDPLSIGMLGMHGVYEANMAVHGCDLLINIGARFDDRVTGRLDAFSPFARKIHADIDPSSINKNVRVDLPIVGDAGRIIEALLTGWMEDGTEPEKEGLAQWWRQIDEWRAVDSLKYTQSGTRGAIIKPQHAIRRLYEITRETGRETFISTEVGQHQMWAAQHFRFDAPNRWLTSGGLGTMGYGLPAAMGAQIGNPDALVIDVAGEASILMNIQEMGTLAQYRLPVKIFILNNEYMGMVRQWQDLLHGGRYSESYSAALPDFVKLAESFHAVGLRAKTIDDLDRVIHEMLATDRPVIADILVDQKENVFPMIPSGAAHNEMLLGPEHNDRARNEQSGGITDEGMMLV, from the coding sequence ATGTCCGAAAGCATACCGGCGGCAACGCCGTCCGATCCTTCCCAGACGGAGGCTCTGCCCGGTGCGGAGCTTCTGCTTCGTGCGCTGAAGGATCAGGGTGTAGAGGTTATTTTCGGCTATCCCGGCGGTGCGGTGCTGCCGATTTATGATGCGCTGTTCAAGCAGAATGACATCCGCCATATCCTCGTGCGTCATGAGCAGGCGGCGGTGCATGCTGCGGAAGGCTATGCCCGCAGTACGGGCAAGGTGGGTGTGGTTCTCGTCACCTCCGGTCCCGGTGCCACCAATGCGGTGACCGGTCTGGTCGATGCGCTGATGGACAGCATTCCTCTGGTGTGCCTGACCGGTCAGGTGCCGACCCATCTGATCGGCAATGATGCGTTTCAGGAGGCCGATACCACCGGTATCACGCGCCCCGCGACGAAGCATAATTATCTGGTGCGCTCCTCTGCCGATCTGCCGCGCATCGTGCATGAAGCCTTCTATGTCGCCCGCTCCGGCCGTCCCGGCCCGGTGGTAATCGACCTGCCTAAAGATATCGTGATCGGCAAGGCGACCTACACCGAGAAATCCGAGAAACCACATCGTTCCTATCGCCCGGTGACGCAGCCTGATCCGGCCCGCATCGCTGAGGCCGTGGCGATGATGAAACGTGCCAGGCGCCCTGTCTTCTATGTCGGGGGGGGCGTGATCAATGCCGGGCCGCAGGCATCGCAGACCCTGGGTGATCTGGTGCGCCGCACCGGCTTCCCCTGCACCACCACGCTGATGGGTCTGGGGGCTTTCCCGGCGAATGATCCGCTCTCGATCGGTATGCTGGGCATGCATGGCGTGTACGAAGCCAATATGGCGGTGCATGGCTGTGACCTGCTGATCAATATCGGTGCGCGTTTCGATGACCGTGTGACCGGGCGGCTTGATGCGTTCAGTCCCTTCGCTCGCAAAATTCACGCCGATATTGATCCGTCGAGCATCAACAAGAATGTGCGGGTGGATCTGCCCATCGTCGGTGACGCAGGCCGCATCATTGAAGCGCTGCTGACGGGCTGGATGGAAGACGGCACCGAGCCTGAAAAGGAGGGTCTGGCGCAGTGGTGGCGGCAGATCGACGAATGGCGGGCGGTGGATAGCCTGAAATACACCCAGTCTGGCACGCGGGGTGCGATCATCAAGCCGCAGCACGCCATCCGCCGTCTGTATGAGATCACCCGTGAAACCGGGCGTGAGACATTCATTTCCACCGAAGTCGGTCAGCATCAGATGTGGGCGGCCCAGCATTTCCGCTTCGATGCGCCGAATCGCTGGCTGACCTCAGGCGGCCTCGGGACCATGGGGTATGGCTTGCCTGCCGCGATGGGTGCCCAGATCGGAAATCCCGATGCGCTGGTAATCGATGTTGCCGGTGAAGCCAGCATCCTGATGAACATTCAGGAAATGGGTACGCTGGCGCAATATCGCTTGCCGGTGAAGATTTTCATCCTCAACAACGAATATATGGGGATGGTGCGCCAGTGGCAGGATCTGCTGCATGGCGGCCGTTATTCCGAAAGCTACAGCGCTGCTCTGCCGGATTTCGTGAAGCTGGCGGAAAGCTTCCATGCTGTCGGGCTGCGCGCCAAGACTATTGACGACCTCGACCGTGTTATTCACGAAATGCTTGCCACGGACAGGCCGGTGATCGCCGATATTCTCGTCGATCAGAAAGAAAACGTATTCCCCATGATTCCCTCCGGCGCAGCACATAACGAAATGCTGTTGGGCCCTGAACATAACGACCGTGCCCGTAATGAACAGAGCGGCGGGATCACCGATGAAGGCATGATGTTGGTCTGA
- the miaA gene encoding tRNA (adenosine(37)-N6)-dimethylallyltransferase MiaA gives MKEKRALFVAGPTCSGKSALALAVAERLGGTVINADSMQIYRELRILTARPDQEEEARVPHRLYGVLPASQPGSAAWWRDQAITAMEESWQQGRLPILCGGTGLYFHALMHGFADIPDPGEEARQEARSLLAELGPESLHARLAEADPATAARLKPQDSQRIARAWEVWRGTESGLSAWQNQPPRPLPGWDFAAIRIDPPREELRQAITARLHGMLDNGALAEVEALRVQALDPSLPAMRAHGVPEFLAFLRGDISLPEAMQRAAQATIRYTKRQATWFRNRPFVKPPFLYTIDARIASFQQLSERSMADMLNFIRAFH, from the coding sequence ATGAAGGAAAAACGTGCTCTGTTTGTGGCCGGTCCGACCTGTAGCGGCAAATCCGCCCTTGCTCTGGCAGTGGCGGAGAGGCTTGGCGGCACGGTCATTAACGCCGATTCCATGCAGATCTACCGCGAATTGCGGATTCTGACCGCTCGTCCGGACCAAGAGGAAGAGGCAAGGGTACCGCATCGTCTGTATGGCGTGCTCCCCGCGTCTCAGCCTGGCAGTGCGGCATGGTGGCGGGATCAGGCCATAACAGCGATGGAGGAAAGCTGGCAGCAGGGCCGGCTGCCGATTCTGTGCGGCGGGACGGGGTTGTATTTTCACGCCCTGATGCATGGTTTCGCCGACATCCCCGATCCGGGAGAAGAGGCAAGGCAGGAGGCGCGCAGCTTGCTGGCGGAGCTTGGGCCGGAATCGCTGCACGCCCGTCTGGCAGAGGCGGATCCAGCCACGGCAGCACGGCTGAAACCGCAGGACAGTCAGCGTATCGCCAGGGCATGGGAGGTCTGGCGTGGCACGGAATCAGGTCTGTCAGCCTGGCAGAATCAACCCCCTCGACCTTTGCCTGGCTGGGACTTCGCCGCCATCCGGATCGACCCGCCGAGAGAGGAATTGCGGCAGGCCATCACGGCACGGTTGCATGGGATGCTGGACAATGGGGCACTGGCCGAGGTAGAGGCCCTCCGCGTTCAGGCACTGGACCCGTCTCTGCCGGCGATGCGGGCGCATGGGGTGCCGGAGTTTCTGGCTTTCCTGCGCGGAGATATCTCCCTGCCTGAGGCCATGCAACGCGCGGCTCAGGCGACGATCCGCTACACGAAGCGGCAGGCGACATGGTTTCGTAACCGTCCGTTCGTGAAACCCCCCTTTCTGTATACGATTGATGCGCGAATTGCGTCATTTCAGCAACTTTCAGAAAGAAGTATGGCTGATATGCTCAATTTTATTCGTGCTTTCCATTGA
- the serB gene encoding phosphoserine phosphatase SerB — MNSESIVMLIAAQPGSLPDDLVESTQRATGGGTLRVLAAGEAVEWSSPLSPETLRPLLPLHTLDEARIDHLVQSAALPRRKRLLAADMDSTIVVGETLDRIAALHGCGAEVTALSQASVEGQIDFASSLRRRILLLQGMTVDAIGDIIRTITLNEGADLLVRTMQAHGAYTVLISGGLMLCTSQAASLAGFDAHHGNEVLIETGRLTGLLREPVLDPDRKRQIMLDHAAALGLTAADCLAIGDGANDLPMLQAAGLGIAFHARPAVTQAIPNRITHGSLRAALFAQGYVL; from the coding sequence ATGAACTCTGAAAGCATCGTGATGCTCATTGCGGCACAGCCGGGAAGTCTGCCGGATGATCTGGTGGAATCAACGCAGCGCGCCACCGGTGGGGGCACCCTACGTGTCCTGGCGGCCGGAGAAGCCGTCGAATGGTCCTCTCCCCTGTCACCGGAAACACTCCGCCCTTTATTGCCGCTCCATACATTGGATGAGGCAAGGATCGACCATCTGGTGCAATCCGCCGCCCTGCCGCGCCGTAAACGCCTGCTGGCAGCCGATATGGACAGCACGATCGTGGTGGGAGAAACGCTCGACCGGATCGCCGCCCTGCACGGGTGTGGCGCCGAAGTCACCGCGCTGAGCCAAGCCAGTGTAGAGGGGCAGATTGATTTCGCCTCATCCCTTCGCCGCCGCATCCTTCTTTTGCAGGGGATGACGGTAGATGCCATCGGCGACATCATTCGCACGATCACGCTGAATGAAGGGGCTGATCTGCTGGTCCGCACCATGCAGGCGCACGGAGCATATACGGTTTTGATCTCCGGCGGCCTGATGCTTTGCACATCACAGGCAGCCTCACTGGCCGGGTTCGACGCACATCATGGCAATGAGGTGCTGATTGAAACGGGACGCCTCACCGGGCTGCTGCGTGAACCGGTGCTCGATCCCGACCGCAAAAGACAGATCATGCTGGATCATGCCGCAGCTTTGGGCCTGACCGCCGCTGATTGCCTTGCAATCGGCGATGGGGCGAACGATCTGCCGATGCTGCAAGCGGCTGGTCTTGGCATCGCCTTTCATGCCCGGCCAGCGGTAACGCAGGCAATCCCGAACCGCATTACCCATGGCAGCCTGCGCGCTGCCCTGTTCGCGCAGGGCTATGTGCTGTGA
- a CDS encoding ABC transporter ATP-binding protein, with protein sequence MSRTQLLQAEHLRVVYNDAILALKDVSFSVEAGHVVLLLGANGAGKSTALKAAGGLLAAERGKLERGRILLDGLDIADRAPFQLVRSGLAQVLEGRHCFPSLTVEENLRTGAHAVGAGWKEWKRRLELVYTIFPRLRDKRQVAAGLTSGGEQQMTAIGRALMASPRLLLLDEPSMGLAPSVSDEVFSRLQDLNREGVTILLAEQGAEAALEIAHDVYVLEHGLVALHASPEDVRRSGALAALYLGEELEQAA encoded by the coding sequence ATGAGCCGGACACAGTTGTTACAGGCAGAGCATCTGCGTGTCGTCTATAACGATGCGATCCTCGCGCTGAAGGATGTTTCCTTCAGCGTCGAGGCGGGGCATGTCGTGCTGCTGCTGGGTGCCAATGGTGCGGGCAAAAGCACGGCGTTGAAAGCAGCGGGCGGCCTGCTCGCCGCCGAGCGTGGCAAGCTCGAACGGGGGCGTATCCTGCTGGATGGTCTGGACATAGCCGACCGCGCGCCGTTTCAACTGGTGCGCTCCGGCCTGGCCCAGGTGCTGGAGGGGCGGCATTGCTTCCCCTCCCTGACGGTCGAGGAGAATCTGCGCACTGGCGCTCATGCGGTGGGTGCGGGATGGAAAGAATGGAAACGCAGGCTGGAACTGGTCTACACGATCTTCCCTCGCCTGCGGGACAAGCGGCAGGTTGCCGCTGGACTGACATCGGGCGGGGAGCAGCAGATGACTGCGATCGGCCGGGCCCTGATGGCCTCGCCCCGCCTGCTGCTGCTGGATGAGCCATCGATGGGCCTTGCCCCCTCGGTCAGTGATGAGGTGTTCAGCCGTTTGCAGGATTTGAACCGGGAAGGGGTTACCATTCTGCTCGCCGAACAGGGGGCGGAGGCGGCGCTGGAGATCGCCCATGATGTCTATGTGCTGGAACACGGCCTCGTGGCGCTGCATGCCTCGCCGGAGGATGTCCGTCGCAGTGGCGCACTCGCCGCGCTTTATCTGGGGGAAGAACTGGAACAGGCGGCGTAA
- a CDS encoding ABC transporter substrate-binding protein: MKKSSFVRSAVAILALGTGLASSFPAWADEQYFPLQTYRVGPYAAGGTGGAGGYIDYLTLINERDGGVNGVKLTWSECETGYIVEKGVECYERLKNHRPPPTVWNPMSVGIAYAMLERVAKDKVPMLTLNHGRTDTTDGAVFPYVFPLQLNPWSETSAIVNYIGQRLGGADKLKGAKIAVLYHGSPYGKETIPIFALLAKKFGFSVTEIEVPDPGSEQQSQWLQIQRLKPDFVVLRGWGVMNPVALRTAVQTGYPVDHVIGNVWSNSEEDVRPAGDAAKGYVAVTTHPAGDQFPVLKEIREIVYKSGKGNLQDQSRIGSVYHNLGIINGILTVEAIRTGQAKFGHRTLTGEEVQWGLEHLKLDDARIAQLGATGLIQPITLSCADHEGGGAVRFQQWDGTKWTPITDWIHADRALLRPLIEKSANNYARTHNITPRDCKALDQPS, encoded by the coding sequence ATGAAGAAAAGTTCTTTTGTACGCTCTGCTGTTGCCATATTGGCGCTGGGGACTGGTTTGGCGTCCTCCTTTCCCGCATGGGCCGATGAGCAGTATTTCCCGCTGCAAACCTATCGCGTCGGGCCTTATGCGGCGGGCGGCACTGGCGGGGCTGGTGGCTATATCGACTATCTGACGCTGATCAATGAGCGTGATGGTGGGGTGAACGGTGTAAAACTGACCTGGAGCGAATGCGAAACCGGATACATCGTGGAAAAAGGCGTTGAGTGCTACGAGCGTTTGAAAAATCATCGACCCCCGCCGACGGTCTGGAATCCGATGAGTGTCGGTATCGCCTATGCGATGCTGGAGCGTGTGGCGAAGGACAAGGTGCCGATGTTGACGCTCAATCATGGTCGTACCGACACGACTGATGGTGCGGTGTTTCCTTATGTCTTTCCGTTGCAGCTGAATCCGTGGAGCGAGACCTCCGCGATCGTCAACTATATCGGTCAGCGTCTGGGTGGGGCCGACAAGTTGAAGGGCGCGAAGATCGCGGTGCTGTATCACGGCTCCCCTTACGGCAAGGAGACGATTCCGATTTTTGCTTTGCTGGCAAAGAAATTCGGATTCAGCGTAACAGAGATCGAGGTTCCTGATCCGGGCAGTGAGCAGCAATCCCAGTGGTTGCAGATTCAGCGGCTGAAGCCTGATTTCGTGGTTCTTCGCGGGTGGGGTGTGATGAATCCGGTGGCCCTGCGTACGGCCGTGCAGACCGGATACCCGGTTGATCACGTCATCGGCAATGTATGGAGCAATTCCGAGGAAGATGTGCGTCCGGCAGGGGATGCAGCAAAAGGCTATGTCGCAGTGACGACACATCCGGCAGGGGATCAGTTCCCTGTTCTGAAAGAAATCAGAGAGATTGTTTACAAAAGCGGAAAGGGTAATCTTCAGGATCAATCCCGTATCGGCAGCGTGTACCACAATCTTGGCATCATCAATGGCATTCTGACGGTTGAAGCCATTCGCACGGGCCAGGCAAAATTCGGCCATCGCACGTTGACGGGAGAGGAAGTGCAATGGGGGCTTGAGCATCTCAAGCTCGACGATGCCCGTATTGCGCAATTGGGTGCAACGGGGCTGATCCAGCCGATCACACTGTCCTGCGCTGATCATGAAGGGGGTGGCGCTGTGCGTTTCCAGCAATGGGACGGCACGAAATGGACGCCGATCACGGACTGGATCCATGCGGATCGCGCCTTGCTGCGGCCTCTGATTGAGAAGTCAGCCAACAATTACGCCCGTACTCACAACATTACACCGCGTGACTGCAAGGCGCTGGACCAGCCTTCCTGA
- a CDS encoding branched-chain amino acid ABC transporter permease, which yields MLSYICDAVILPFLSLSIAALGLTVVTGRAGQLSLGTGAFMAIGAFAAYDLDAYVPGTPQLVSLLFGGLVAAASGLVVGLPSLRLRGFYLAVTTLAAQFLVPWLLTNIGWFSLDDPSGVLSAPVLKIGSFVFDTPVARAGFAAVVVVVLTAVLLRLSRTKAGRDWIAVRDMETAATVVGVPVLRTKLTAFAVSSFFCGVAGVLWAFAYLRTVEPAGFDLNLSFRILFIVIIGGAGSFVGAFFGTAFMVAMPLLLSRLADYIGGGVIDSGQLANIEKMLIGGLIVLILIREPDGLSALLRPRQATRKLSLSKSLSQEIVS from the coding sequence ATGCTCTCATATATCTGTGATGCGGTGATCCTGCCGTTCCTGTCGCTCTCCATCGCTGCGCTGGGGCTGACAGTGGTGACGGGGCGAGCCGGGCAGTTATCGCTGGGAACCGGGGCATTTATGGCCATCGGCGCCTTCGCGGCCTATGATCTGGATGCCTATGTGCCGGGTACGCCGCAACTGGTCAGTTTGCTGTTCGGTGGTCTGGTGGCGGCGGCTTCTGGTCTGGTCGTGGGACTTCCCAGTCTGCGCCTGCGTGGTTTCTATCTGGCTGTCACCACATTGGCTGCGCAGTTTCTGGTGCCATGGTTGCTGACCAATATCGGCTGGTTTTCGCTGGATGATCCGTCCGGTGTGCTGAGTGCACCGGTGTTGAAGATCGGATCGTTTGTATTCGATACGCCCGTGGCACGGGCTGGTTTTGCTGCTGTAGTAGTCGTGGTGCTGACAGCGGTGCTGCTGCGTCTGTCCCGCACAAAGGCCGGACGTGACTGGATTGCCGTGCGAGATATGGAAACCGCGGCCACTGTAGTGGGTGTTCCCGTTCTTCGTACCAAGCTGACAGCCTTCGCCGTTAGCTCCTTTTTCTGCGGTGTAGCTGGTGTGTTATGGGCTTTTGCTTATCTGCGTACTGTTGAGCCAGCCGGGTTCGACCTCAACCTGTCTTTCCGCATCCTGTTCATCGTCATTATCGGTGGCGCAGGTTCTTTTGTCGGAGCATTTTTCGGCACGGCTTTCATGGTGGCAATGCCGCTGCTGCTCTCACGTCTGGCAGATTATATCGGCGGTGGGGTCATTGATTCCGGTCAACTCGCCAATATCGAAAAAATGCTGATTGGCGGCCTGATCGTTCTGATTCTGATCCGTGAGCCGGACGGCTTGTCCGCCCTGCTGCGCCCACGCCAGGCTACGCGCAAGCTCAGCCTTTCAAAATCTCTCTCTCAGGAAATAGTGTCATGA
- a CDS encoding branched-chain amino acid ABC transporter permease — MSFFLAVLTGGLLSGVMYALVALGFVLIYKASGVLNFAQGSMLLFAALTYVSLVERGLPVWLAVLVTLLALILLGSAIERFVLRPLIGRPSIVLFMATLGVSYFIEGASQLVWGSDVHALSLGISDSPVSLGGVLVSRLDLVAAAVAGVLVTVLALFFQYTPAGLAFRAVADDQRAALAIGLRLTRIWALVWAVAGGVALVAGLLWGARLGVQFSLSLVVLRALPVLVLGGFGSIPGAIAGGLLIGAAEKLAQVYLGDVLGNGIESWFAYVLALVVLLIRPNGLFGGGATQRV, encoded by the coding sequence ATGAGCTTTTTTCTGGCGGTTCTTACGGGCGGTCTGCTTTCCGGCGTGATGTATGCATTGGTCGCGCTGGGGTTTGTGCTGATCTACAAGGCATCGGGCGTGCTGAACTTCGCGCAGGGCAGCATGCTGCTGTTTGCGGCGCTCACCTATGTCAGCCTGGTCGAGCGTGGCCTGCCGGTCTGGCTGGCTGTGCTGGTGACACTGCTGGCCTTGATCCTGTTGGGCAGCGCCATTGAACGCTTCGTGCTGAGGCCGTTGATCGGGCGTCCTTCCATCGTGTTGTTCATGGCGACTCTGGGCGTCAGCTATTTCATCGAAGGTGCTTCCCAGCTTGTCTGGGGTTCTGATGTACACGCGTTATCGCTGGGGATTTCGGATAGCCCGGTTTCCCTTGGAGGGGTGCTGGTCAGCAGGCTCGATCTTGTGGCGGCGGCTGTGGCCGGTGTGCTGGTCACGGTGCTGGCCCTGTTTTTCCAGTACACGCCAGCCGGTCTGGCATTCCGCGCCGTCGCGGATGATCAGCGTGCGGCACTGGCAATCGGCCTGCGCCTGACACGCATCTGGGCGCTGGTCTGGGCGGTGGCCGGTGGTGTCGCACTGGTGGCCGGGTTGCTGTGGGGCGCACGCCTCGGGGTTCAGTTCTCGTTGTCGCTGGTGGTGCTGAGGGCGCTGCCGGTACTGGTGCTGGGCGGGTTCGGCTCCATTCCGGGGGCTATTGCAGGTGGCCTGCTGATCGGTGCCGCGGAGAAGTTGGCGCAGGTCTATCTCGGCGATGTGCTGGGGAACGGTATCGAAAGCTGGTTTGCCTATGTGCTGGCGCTGGTGGTTCTGCTGATCCGTCCGAACGGGCTGTTCGGCGGCGGTGCGACGCAGCGTGTGTAA